In one Nicotiana sylvestris chromosome 8, ASM39365v2, whole genome shotgun sequence genomic region, the following are encoded:
- the LOC138874735 gene encoding uncharacterized protein encodes MLERPDESGSGTDPTIMKMLEDITKRIETGEKKIEENDKKVETYNSRVDQIPGAPPILKGLDLKKFMQKPFPQSAALKPIPKKFRMPYIPKYNGTTDPNEHITTYTCGIKGNDLEDYEIESVLLKKFRETLSKGAMIWYHNLPPNSIDSFAMLADSFVKAHAGAIKVATMKFDVFKIKQKENEMLSEFVSYFQSEQMELPPVSDGWAIQAFTQGLNERSSIASKQLKQNLVEYPTVTWADVYNMYQSKIRVEDDQLGAP; translated from the coding sequence ATGCTAGAGAGGCCCGATGAAagtggctcggggactgaccccacaattatgaaaatgctcgaagATATCACCAAAAGGATTGAGACCGGAgaaaagaagattgaagaaaatgacaaaaaggtggagacttataaTTCAAGGGTCGATCAAATACCGGGAGCACCTCCAATTTTGAAAGGACTAGACTTGAAGAAGTTCATGCAAAAACCATTTCCCCAGAGTGCGGCTctgaagcccatcccgaagaagtTTCGGATGCCATATATCCCAAAATACAACGGAACCACTGATCCCAACGAGCACATCACCACATACACTTGTGGCATAAAAGGGAATGATTTGGAAGACTATGAGATTGAATCTGTTTTGCTAAAGAAGTTTAGGGAAACTCTGTCTAAAGGTGCCATGATTTGGTACCATAACCTACCCCCAAACTCTATCGATTCGTTTGCCATGTTGGCAGACTCATTTGTGAAAGCACATGCCGGTGCTATAAAAGTTGCAACAATGAAGTTCGATGtattcaaaataaagcaaaaggagaacgagatgctgagcGAGTTTGTATCCTATTTTCAATCAGAACAAATGGAGTTACCACCAGTATCTGATGGCTGGGCCATACAAGCCTTCACTCAGGGTCTAAATGAACGAAGTTcgatagcttcgaagcagctgaagcagaacttgGTCGAGTATCCCACTGTGACTTGGGCAGATGTGTATAACATGTAccaatcaaaaattagggtcgaggatgaccagttgggagccccctag